In Massilia forsythiae, one DNA window encodes the following:
- a CDS encoding NUDIX domain-containing protein produces the protein MTDQYPAQQPDQPSDAHLRETRIDGALAYDGHFLKVSRDRVRLPDGKETGREFIRHPGAVVILPLLDDGRVLLERQYRYPNDRVFIEFPAGKIDAGEASLASAKRELEEETGYTASDWHFVCTIHNAIAYSDEHLDLFLARGLVAGEARLDQGEFLETFTATVPELLEMVKRGEITDVKTVIGTFWLEKFASGAWKPD, from the coding sequence ATGACCGACCAGTACCCAGCCCAACAACCTGACCAGCCATCCGACGCGCACCTGCGCGAAACCCGCATCGACGGCGCACTGGCCTACGACGGCCACTTCCTGAAAGTCTCGCGCGACCGTGTACGCCTGCCGGACGGCAAGGAGACCGGGCGCGAGTTCATCCGCCATCCTGGGGCCGTGGTGATCCTGCCGCTGCTGGACGACGGCCGCGTGCTGCTCGAACGCCAGTACCGCTATCCGAACGACCGCGTGTTCATCGAATTCCCGGCCGGGAAGATCGATGCCGGCGAGGCATCCCTGGCCAGCGCCAAACGCGAACTGGAGGAGGAAACCGGCTACACGGCATCCGACTGGCATTTCGTCTGCACGATCCACAATGCGATCGCCTATTCGGACGAGCACCTGGACCTGTTTCTGGCGCGCGGGCTGGTGGCGGGCGAGGCCAGGCTGGACCAGGGCGAGTTTCTGGAAACCTTCACGGCGACGGTGCCGGAGCTGCTGGAGATGGTCAAGCGAGGCGAAATCACCGATGTGAAGACGGTGATCGGCACGTTCTGGCTGGAGAAGTTCGCGAGCGGCGCGTGGAAGCCGGATTGA
- the ispD gene encoding 2-C-methyl-D-erythritol 4-phosphate cytidylyltransferase: MTQAPRYFALIPAAGVGARMGAASPKQYMKIGGRPMLRHTLDAFLSSDLVAHTFVVVSPDDPYIDAVAPSHGVTILRCGGDSRMESVRNGLAVLASTLGPDDWVLVHDAARPGLTADLIEKLVSAIGDHPAGGLLALPIVDTVKRCIDGEAAGTVPRKGLWLAQTPQMFRYRLLSQALAATTDPNAITDDASAVEALGLSPKLVEGHPRNLKVTLPEDIRIAEMYLAVSQPEFV, encoded by the coding sequence ATGACCCAAGCACCACGTTATTTCGCCCTGATCCCCGCCGCCGGCGTCGGCGCCCGCATGGGCGCGGCCAGTCCCAAGCAATACATGAAGATCGGCGGCCGGCCGATGCTGCGCCACACGCTCGACGCCTTCTTGTCGAGCGATTTGGTCGCCCACACCTTCGTCGTGGTCAGTCCCGACGACCCCTACATCGACGCCGTCGCGCCCAGCCACGGCGTGACCATCCTGCGCTGCGGCGGCGACAGCCGCATGGAATCGGTGCGCAACGGCCTGGCGGTGCTGGCCAGCACGCTGGGGCCGGACGACTGGGTGCTGGTGCACGACGCCGCCCGGCCGGGCCTGACCGCCGACCTGATCGAGAAACTCGTCAGCGCCATCGGCGACCACCCGGCCGGCGGCCTGCTGGCGCTGCCGATCGTGGACACGGTGAAGCGCTGCATCGACGGCGAAGCGGCCGGCACGGTGCCGCGCAAGGGCTTGTGGCTGGCGCAGACGCCGCAGATGTTCCGCTACCGCCTGCTGAGCCAGGCGCTGGCCGCCACCACCGATCCGAACGCGATTACCGACGACGCCAGTGCGGTTGAAGCGCTCGGATTGAGCCCGAAATTAGTCGAAGGACATCCCCGCAACCTGAAAGTCACGCTGCCCGAGGACATCCGCATCGCCGAGATGTACCTGGCCGTGTCCCAACCGGAATTCGTATAA
- the ispF gene encoding 2-C-methyl-D-erythritol 2,4-cyclodiphosphate synthase: protein MALASYNPTPPFRIGTGYDCHALVEGRKLIVGGVTIPHRLGLLGHSDADVLLHAVIDSLLGAAGLGDIGKHFPDTDPMFAGADSRTLLREVAHRVLGTGYTIGNIDATIIAQQPKMAPHIPQMVSRIAEDLGVSPQQVNIKAKTNEKLGWLGREEGMAAQSTALLIRAQQ, encoded by the coding sequence ATGGCACTCGCATCCTACAACCCGACCCCGCCGTTCCGCATCGGTACCGGCTATGACTGCCATGCGCTGGTCGAGGGGCGCAAGCTGATCGTCGGCGGCGTCACCATTCCGCACCGCCTGGGCCTGCTCGGCCACTCCGACGCCGACGTGCTGCTGCACGCGGTCATCGATTCGCTGCTGGGTGCCGCCGGCCTGGGCGACATCGGCAAGCACTTCCCGGACACCGACCCGATGTTCGCCGGCGCCGACTCGCGCACGCTGCTGCGCGAGGTGGCGCACCGCGTGCTGGGCACCGGCTACACCATCGGCAACATCGACGCCACCATCATCGCCCAGCAGCCGAAGATGGCGCCGCACATCCCGCAGATGGTGTCGCGCATCGCCGAAGACCTGGGCGTCTCGCCGCAGCAGGTCAACATCAAGGCCAAGACCAACGAAAAGCTGGGCTGGCTGGGGCGCGAGGAAGGCATGGCGGCGCAATCGACCGCGCTGCTGATCCGCGCCCAGCAGTAA
- a CDS encoding phytanoyl-CoA dioxygenase family protein — MVSILTLASRSRHARLKLLDYYLQRAVTSRRLRRAATRATIAVLHRLHGSPARATLPDPLQQAPHAAATPPALQALRERGIAPLGRLLPPAHCAEVRAWLRHRDLVAARGDGRTFRLDSAPPGVGIGDVPLGIVVDCPHIMALANHPTMLRLARDYLGYTPIITLIGLRWSFAGAAADGMVQAFHRDSEPGCIKMLVYLTDVDALSGPHSFVAGSHRDRMPLRLRRYEDDEVARTHGAAEVVTGAAGTAFAIDSKGIYKGTPPARGARLLLVVQYSLLPCLLYDYTPLPYRGGGVFDRYVNRLVIEQR; from the coding sequence ATGGTCTCGATCCTGACGCTCGCCAGCCGGTCGCGCCATGCCCGGCTCAAGCTGCTGGACTACTACCTGCAGCGCGCCGTCACCAGCCGCAGGCTCAGGCGCGCCGCCACGCGCGCCACCATCGCGGTGCTGCACCGATTGCACGGCAGCCCGGCCCGCGCCACCCTGCCCGATCCCTTGCAGCAGGCGCCGCACGCCGCCGCCACGCCCCCCGCGCTACAGGCGCTGCGCGAGCGCGGCATCGCGCCGCTCGGCCGCCTGCTGCCGCCCGCGCACTGCGCCGAGGTGCGCGCCTGGCTGCGCCACCGCGACCTGGTGGCCGCGCGCGGCGACGGCAGGACCTTCCGCTTGGACAGCGCGCCGCCCGGCGTCGGCATCGGCGACGTGCCGCTCGGCATTGTCGTCGACTGCCCGCACATCATGGCGCTGGCGAACCACCCTACCATGCTGCGCCTGGCGCGGGACTATCTCGGCTACACGCCGATCATTACGCTGATCGGCCTGCGCTGGTCGTTCGCCGGCGCTGCCGCGGACGGCATGGTGCAGGCCTTCCACCGCGATTCCGAGCCCGGCTGCATCAAGATGCTGGTGTACCTGACCGATGTCGACGCCCTGTCCGGCCCGCACAGCTTCGTGGCCGGCAGCCACCGCGACCGCATGCCGCTGCGCCTGCGCCGCTACGAGGACGACGAGGTGGCGCGCACGCACGGCGCCGCCGAGGTGGTCACGGGCGCGGCCGGCACCGCCTTCGCCATCGACAGCAAGGGCATCTACAAGGGCACGCCGCCGGCGCGCGGGGCGCGCCTGCTGCTGGTGGTGCAGTATTCGCTGCTGCCCTGCCTGCTGTACGACTACACGCCCTTGCCGTACCGCGGCGGCGGCGTCTTCGACCGTTACGTCAACCGCCTGGTGATCGAGCAGCGCTAG
- a CDS encoding LysR family transcriptional regulator, which yields MINYKHLQYFYAVASSGTIAAASKRLHVTAQAISGQLQLLEAQMGEALFRKKGRLLELTEAGKTVLLYAERIFDLGNELEQNVRRGLLRAPETLRVGVCDMIPKTMAFRLLQPARGAGLAMRLVCREGRLDALMLELSAHRLDLVIADRGLPPGGAVRGHTHLLGASTQTVLGHPDLRRAWPGAFPRCLAGAPFLLPGADAAVHSQLHAWFEREALRPIVVGEFDDGALLMSFAREGAGFVLAPTVLAPTICAEYGLEALGEVGTIAEQFHAVTVARRVDHPAVQRILEQAALVFAPDAPAAP from the coding sequence TTGATTAATTACAAGCACCTCCAGTATTTTTATGCCGTGGCTAGCAGCGGCACGATCGCCGCCGCGTCCAAGCGCCTGCACGTGACGGCGCAGGCGATCAGCGGCCAGCTGCAGCTGCTGGAAGCGCAGATGGGCGAGGCGCTGTTCCGCAAAAAGGGCCGGCTGCTGGAGCTGACCGAGGCCGGCAAGACGGTGCTGCTGTATGCCGAGCGCATCTTCGACCTCGGCAACGAACTCGAACAGAACGTCCGCCGCGGCCTGCTGCGCGCGCCCGAGACGCTGCGCGTGGGCGTGTGCGACATGATCCCGAAGACGATGGCCTTCCGCCTGCTGCAGCCGGCGCGCGGCGCCGGGCTGGCGATGCGCCTGGTGTGCCGCGAAGGCCGGCTGGACGCGCTGATGCTGGAACTGAGCGCGCACCGCCTCGACCTGGTGATCGCCGACCGCGGCCTGCCGCCCGGCGGTGCGGTGCGCGGCCACACCCACCTGCTGGGCGCCAGCACCCAGACCGTGCTCGGGCACCCGGACCTGCGCCGCGCCTGGCCCGGCGCCTTTCCGCGCTGCCTGGCGGGCGCGCCCTTCCTGCTGCCCGGCGCCGACGCCGCCGTGCACAGCCAGCTGCACGCCTGGTTCGAGCGCGAGGCGCTGCGGCCGATCGTGGTCGGCGAGTTCGACGACGGCGCGCTGCTGATGTCGTTCGCGCGCGAGGGCGCCGGCTTCGTGCTGGCGCCGACCGTGCTGGCGCCCACCATCTGCGCTGAATACGGCCTGGAAGCGCTGGGCGAGGTCGGCACGATCGCCGAGCAGTTCCATGCGGTGACGGTGGCGCGCCGCGTCGACCACCCGGCGGTGCAGCGCATCCTGGAACAGGCGGCGCTGGTGTTCGCGCCGGATGCGCCGGCCGCGCCCTGA
- a CDS encoding TerB family tellurite resistance protein gives MRTYTTDSPDAVSRMLALTMMVDGHLDPEEVDAMRSSGILRRACIDDARFDRVVQGLCEDLLSTATRRCAGDVEIDAALLDELLREVADPALRMSTMKAMLDIVHADGVLDGRETLLIERAFKAWGEPPRLRAA, from the coding sequence ATGCGCACTTACACCACCGACAGTCCCGACGCCGTCAGCCGGATGCTGGCCCTGACCATGATGGTCGACGGCCACCTCGATCCGGAGGAAGTCGACGCGATGCGCTCCTCCGGCATCCTGCGCCGCGCCTGCATCGACGACGCGCGCTTCGACCGGGTGGTGCAGGGCTTGTGCGAAGACCTGCTGTCCACCGCCACCCGGCGCTGCGCCGGCGACGTCGAGATCGACGCCGCGCTGCTCGACGAACTGCTGCGCGAGGTCGCCGATCCGGCGCTGCGCATGAGCACCATGAAGGCGATGCTCGACATCGTCCATGCCGACGGCGTGCTGGACGGGCGCGAGACCCTCTTGATCGAGCGCGCCTTCAAGGCCTGGGGCGAGCCGCCGCGCCTGCGCGCCGCCTGA
- a CDS encoding NADPH-dependent FMN reductase, producing MATRKIAVLVGSLRKDSFTRRLAKNLMLLAPPTLELEIVDISQLPMYNQDDETDTPPPTWTEFRGRIHDADGILFCTPEYNRSLPAVLKNAIDVGSRPYGQAAWSGKPCAVVSNSPGALGGFGANHAVRQCLVFLNMPCMQAPEAYIGGIATKLDGDRLTDDGLRAFLQQFMECFATWVERHAD from the coding sequence ATGGCAACGAGGAAGATCGCAGTACTGGTGGGCAGCCTGCGCAAGGACTCGTTCACGCGCCGGCTGGCGAAGAACCTGATGCTGCTGGCGCCGCCGACGCTGGAACTGGAGATCGTCGACATTTCCCAGCTGCCGATGTACAACCAGGACGACGAGACCGACACGCCGCCGCCGACGTGGACCGAGTTCCGCGGCCGTATCCACGACGCCGACGGCATCCTGTTCTGCACGCCCGAATACAACCGCTCGCTGCCGGCGGTGCTGAAAAACGCCATCGACGTCGGCTCGCGCCCGTACGGCCAGGCCGCCTGGAGCGGCAAGCCGTGCGCGGTGGTCAGCAATTCGCCGGGCGCGCTGGGCGGCTTCGGCGCCAACCACGCGGTGCGCCAGTGCCTCGTGTTCCTCAACATGCCGTGCATGCAGGCGCCGGAAGCCTACATCGGCGGCATCGCCACCAAGCTCGACGGCGACCGCCTGACCGACGACGGCTTGCGCGCCTTCCTGCAGCAGTTCATGGAATGCTTCGCCACCTGGGTCGAGCGCCACGCCGATTGA
- a CDS encoding ion transporter, translated as MFDVIFEADTPAGRRFDIILVCLIMLSILVVVLDSVPDLHREYGGLLHVAEWGFTLLFTAEYAARVLCVQRPWRYMTGFYGVIDLLSVVPAYFSLLVAGSALLLDIRILRLLRVFRIFKLTLYIEEYTRLGEALAASRRKIMVFLSVVLMAILIFGTVMYVVEGPQNGYTSIPVAMYWATVTMTTVGYGDITPHTHLGKAISSFMMLIGWGILAVPTGIVTAEMTLRRGDLRPGPLPGLTPPSPPPAQAGMRTCPACGSGGHEAGAGFCKDCGAALPAREPA; from the coding sequence ATGTTCGACGTCATCTTCGAGGCCGACACGCCCGCCGGGCGCCGCTTCGACATCATCCTGGTGTGCCTGATCATGCTCAGCATCCTGGTGGTGGTGCTGGACAGCGTGCCGGACCTGCACCGCGAATACGGCGGCCTGCTGCACGTGGCCGAATGGGGCTTCACGCTGCTGTTCACGGCGGAATACGCGGCGCGCGTACTCTGCGTGCAGCGGCCGTGGCGCTACATGACCGGCTTCTACGGCGTGATCGACCTGCTGTCGGTCGTCCCCGCCTATTTCTCGCTGCTGGTGGCGGGCAGTGCGCTGCTGCTGGACATCCGCATCCTGCGCCTGCTGCGGGTATTCCGCATCTTCAAGCTGACCCTGTACATCGAGGAATACACGCGCCTGGGCGAGGCGCTGGCGGCCAGCCGCCGCAAGATCATGGTGTTCCTGTCGGTGGTGCTGATGGCGATCCTGATCTTCGGCACCGTCATGTACGTGGTCGAAGGCCCGCAGAACGGCTACACCAGCATTCCGGTGGCGATGTACTGGGCCACGGTGACCATGACGACGGTCGGCTACGGCGACATCACGCCGCACACCCACCTGGGCAAGGCGATCTCCTCGTTCATGATGCTGATCGGCTGGGGCATCCTGGCGGTGCCGACCGGGATCGTGACCGCCGAGATGACGCTGCGCCGCGGCGACCTGCGCCCGGGACCCTTGCCGGGCCTGACACCGCCATCGCCGCCGCCGGCGCAGGCAGGCATGCGTACCTGCCCCGCCTGCGGCAGCGGCGGCCACGAGGCCGGCGCCGGCTTTTGCAAGGATTGCGGCGCCGCCTTGCCGGCGCGCGAGCCCGCCTGA
- a CDS encoding TonB-dependent receptor plug domain-containing protein codes for MHKAILHSGVAAGVLSCGLGLAQAADDKPAAAPADTPAAAVPAAVEAGPANAGVVIVTGTRAAGLKVENSASPVQVLDATSLGRTGQPDLLQALSQNLPSLNAQAFGGDMANMTLSARLRGLSPNNTLVLVNGKRRHGTSNLAVLGGPYQGGAAADLNYIPVSAIDHIEVLQDGAAAQYGTDAIAGVVNIILKQNAQGGNINLNGGGYRDKDGREGGGHTGDGSINLGLAPFGDAWLNLTLETKYHGFSDRGGIDPRVISPARLAALPQLRNAAGYPYVNHIAGDAQYRQHIGAANFGVDLNPDLQLYAFGTYGKKEARAFENYRMPDRLPAIYPTGFSPQETFDEEDYAFTAGIKGRLAGDWRWDLSSTYGKDTAKLGVAHSANVSLYADTGSTPLTFYAGKFVASQWTNNLDLSREFDVGWSAPLNFALGLEQRRDEYEIGAGDAASRYKEGSQSFPGFSLTDAGSHSRNNRAAYANLAGQPLKGWTVDLAGRYEHFSDFGSARVGKLTSRYDFSPAVAVRATYSNGFRAPTLAESYYSATNVSPRSAFVQLPPNSPGARLVGVNGLRPEASTNVSAGIVLNPAPDLAITADAYQITIRDRIVGSGALYGSGGAVNSPAVTAAIIANGNVLDPTVVQTGINIFSNAVNTRSRGLEFVATLNSSYGAAGKVDWSLAANYNKVQVIKINQAPLQLQPQTLLDASAIADLETASPRVRVNLGALWRFGNWTVNLREAFYGRSSALDSSDGSTYYKTEIKPAAITDLEVSYRIGRAWTVSVGANNLFNRYPDQVNAQLQAERRANLDNAAVTVYPTFSPFGINGGYYYGRVGVKF; via the coding sequence ATGCACAAGGCCATCCTCCATTCCGGCGTCGCCGCCGGCGTCCTTTCCTGCGGCCTGGGCCTGGCGCAGGCCGCCGACGACAAGCCGGCCGCCGCGCCGGCCGACACGCCCGCCGCAGCCGTGCCGGCAGCGGTCGAAGCCGGCCCGGCCAACGCCGGCGTCGTGATCGTCACCGGCACCCGCGCCGCCGGCCTGAAGGTCGAGAACAGCGCTTCGCCGGTACAGGTGCTGGACGCGACCTCGCTGGGCCGCACCGGCCAGCCCGACCTGCTGCAGGCGCTGTCGCAGAACCTGCCGTCGCTGAACGCCCAGGCCTTCGGCGGCGACATGGCCAACATGACGCTGTCGGCGCGCCTGCGCGGCCTGTCGCCCAACAACACGCTGGTGCTGGTGAACGGCAAGCGCCGCCACGGCACTTCGAACCTGGCGGTGCTGGGCGGCCCCTACCAGGGCGGCGCCGCGGCCGACCTGAACTACATCCCGGTCTCGGCCATCGACCACATCGAGGTGCTGCAGGACGGCGCCGCCGCCCAGTACGGCACCGATGCCATCGCCGGCGTGGTCAACATCATCCTCAAGCAGAACGCCCAAGGCGGCAACATCAACCTGAACGGCGGCGGCTACCGCGACAAGGACGGCCGCGAAGGCGGCGGTCACACCGGCGACGGCAGCATCAACCTCGGCCTGGCGCCGTTCGGCGACGCCTGGCTGAACCTGACGCTGGAAACCAAGTACCACGGCTTTTCCGATCGCGGCGGCATCGACCCGCGCGTGATCAGCCCGGCGCGCCTGGCCGCCCTGCCGCAGCTGCGCAATGCCGCCGGCTACCCGTACGTCAACCACATCGCCGGCGACGCCCAGTACCGCCAGCACATCGGCGCCGCCAACTTCGGCGTCGACCTGAATCCGGACCTGCAGCTGTACGCCTTCGGCACCTACGGCAAGAAGGAAGCGCGCGCTTTCGAGAACTACCGCATGCCGGACCGCCTGCCGGCGATCTACCCGACCGGCTTCTCGCCGCAGGAAACCTTCGACGAGGAAGACTATGCCTTCACCGCCGGTATCAAGGGGCGTCTTGCCGGCGACTGGCGCTGGGACCTGTCCAGCACCTACGGCAAGGACACTGCGAAACTCGGCGTCGCGCACTCGGCCAACGTCTCGCTGTACGCCGACACCGGCAGCACCCCGCTGACCTTCTACGCCGGCAAGTTCGTCGCCAGCCAGTGGACCAACAACCTCGACCTCAGCCGCGAGTTCGACGTCGGCTGGTCGGCGCCGCTGAACTTCGCGCTCGGCCTGGAACAGCGCCGCGACGAGTACGAAATCGGCGCCGGCGACGCCGCCTCGCGCTATAAGGAAGGCTCGCAATCCTTCCCCGGCTTTTCGCTGACCGACGCCGGCAGCCACAGCCGCAACAACCGCGCCGCCTACGCCAACCTGGCCGGCCAGCCGCTGAAGGGCTGGACGGTCGACCTTGCCGGCCGCTACGAGCACTTCAGCGACTTCGGCAGCGCCCGCGTCGGCAAGCTCACCAGCCGCTACGACTTTTCGCCGGCGGTGGCGGTGCGCGCCACCTACTCGAACGGCTTCCGCGCGCCGACATTGGCCGAATCGTATTATTCGGCCACCAACGTCTCGCCGCGCAGCGCCTTCGTGCAGCTGCCGCCGAATTCGCCCGGCGCGCGCCTGGTCGGCGTGAACGGTCTGCGCCCGGAAGCCTCGACCAACGTCAGCGCCGGCATCGTCCTGAATCCGGCGCCGGACCTGGCGATCACCGCCGACGCCTACCAGATCACGATCCGCGACCGCATCGTCGGCTCCGGCGCGCTGTACGGTTCCGGCGGCGCGGTGAACTCGCCGGCGGTCACCGCGGCGATCATCGCCAACGGCAACGTGCTCGACCCGACCGTGGTGCAAACCGGCATCAACATCTTCTCGAACGCCGTCAACACGCGCTCGCGCGGCCTGGAATTCGTCGCCACCCTGAACAGCAGCTACGGCGCGGCCGGCAAGGTCGACTGGTCGCTGGCGGCCAACTACAACAAGGTGCAGGTCATCAAGATCAACCAGGCGCCGCTGCAGCTGCAGCCGCAGACCCTGCTCGACGCCAGCGCCATCGCCGACCTGGAGACGGCGTCGCCGCGGGTGCGCGTGAACCTGGGCGCGCTGTGGCGCTTCGGGAACTGGACCGTCAACCTGCGCGAGGCGTTCTACGGCAGGTCGTCGGCGCTGGATTCCTCGGACGGATCGACCTACTACAAGACCGAGATCAAGCCGGCCGCCATCACCGACCTGGAAGTGAGCTACCGCATCGGCCGCGCCTGGACCGTGTCGGTGGGCGCGAACAACCTGTTCAACCGCTATCCGGACCAGGTGAACGCCCAGCTGCAGGCCGAGCGGCGCGCCAACCTGGACAATGCGGCGGTGACGGTGTACCCGACCTTCTCGCCGTTCGGGATCAACGGCGGGTATTACTACGGGCGGGTGGGCGTGAAGTTCTGA
- a CDS encoding RidA family protein codes for MTLRSRIAPLATCAAILLSALPPASAQAIVRHKLPNSDFPIAQAVTLPPGTTIHFISGQVPPAVSKTADQNTLAAFGDTRTQTMGVLTKIQDILKGMGLSMGDVVKMQVFLVGDPAKGGKGDVAGFMEAYTQFFGGAQPNLPARAVVQVAGLSNPGWLVEIEVVAAKK; via the coding sequence ATGACGCTCCGCTCCCGCATCGCCCCCCTTGCTACCTGCGCCGCCATCCTGCTGTCCGCGCTGCCGCCCGCCTCGGCCCAGGCCATCGTGCGCCACAAGCTGCCGAACTCCGACTTCCCGATCGCCCAGGCGGTCACCCTGCCGCCCGGCACCACCATCCACTTCATCAGCGGCCAGGTGCCGCCGGCGGTCAGCAAGACGGCCGACCAGAACACCCTGGCCGCCTTCGGCGACACCCGCACCCAGACCATGGGGGTGCTGACCAAGATCCAGGACATCCTCAAGGGCATGGGCCTGTCGATGGGCGACGTGGTCAAGATGCAGGTGTTCCTGGTGGGCGACCCGGCCAAGGGCGGCAAGGGCGACGTGGCCGGCTTCATGGAAGCGTATACCCAGTTCTTCGGCGGCGCCCAACCGAACCTGCCGGCGCGCGCCGTGGTGCAGGTGGCCGGCCTGTCGAATCCGGGCTGGCTGGTCGAGATCGAGGTGGTGGCCGCCAAAAAATAA
- a CDS encoding c-type cytochrome: protein MTRNASILRAAVAIGLVLATSAAGFAHAQSAPPAVDGKTLFAKNCAACHQANGQGIPGAFPALAGNAFVQGAPLEVATVLLKGRGGMPDFSGSLDDGDIAQVLSYVRSSWGNAAAPLAAPDVAAQRSALGVAPASHSRFGNKH from the coding sequence ATGACACGCAACGCATCCATCCTGCGCGCAGCGGTTGCCATCGGCCTGGTGCTGGCGACCAGCGCGGCCGGCTTCGCACACGCCCAGTCCGCGCCGCCGGCAGTCGACGGCAAGACCCTGTTCGCCAAGAACTGCGCCGCCTGCCACCAGGCCAACGGCCAGGGTATCCCGGGCGCCTTTCCGGCCCTGGCCGGCAACGCCTTCGTGCAGGGCGCGCCGCTGGAAGTCGCGACGGTGCTGCTCAAGGGCCGCGGCGGCATGCCCGACTTTTCCGGCAGCCTCGACGACGGCGACATCGCCCAGGTGCTGAGCTACGTGCGCAGCAGCTGGGGCAACGCCGCGGCGCCGCTGGCCGCACCGGACGTCGCCGCCCAGCGCAGCGCCCTCGGGGTGGCGCCGGCCTCGCACAGCCGCTTCGGAAATAAGCACTGA
- a CDS encoding flavin monoamine oxidase family protein produces MKRLSPSLTRREFLYRAAAVGGTALLLNTMNAWGMGIASTVNAPPALSGSGRGKKVAVLGAGLAGMTAAYELSKLGYQVEVLEARPFAGGRCQTARKGFALQELGGEAQTCRFDEGQYINHGPWRIPLDHQSTLYYTRQFDVPLEVMVNENDHAWVYMEDAGPFSKRRLRPEQVKADMRGHVAELLAKSVQDKLLDTRLNPDDQRLLLDYLAHEGALNAKDLAYKGRNGRGWAVNPGAGLRPGTASDPLAFRDLLSSKVGKVYSAVQEFPMHTTMFQPVGGMDRIAQGFASRLGGKIRYGQEVQRIRQTPDGVTVALKDVASGKLSSVSADYVLCAIPLSVLRTIDTDFSERFKGAMKAVSYAPVGKIGLQMKRRFWEEDDQIYGGHVLTDIKGINTISLPSSGWQSRKGVVLGYYHYALDAIEASALSPAERAEFAVSAGERIFPQYRDAYENAFSVAWHRVQYNLGGWAEWDEAGRKNAYPVLLEGEGRVLLAGEHLSYLTGWQAGAIESAWQQIEQLHKRASA; encoded by the coding sequence ATGAAACGTTTGTCTCCGTCGCTGACGCGACGCGAATTCCTGTACCGTGCCGCCGCGGTGGGCGGTACGGCCCTGTTGCTCAACACGATGAACGCCTGGGGGATGGGGATCGCCTCCACGGTCAATGCCCCGCCCGCGCTGTCCGGCAGCGGCAGGGGCAAGAAGGTGGCGGTGCTGGGCGCCGGCCTGGCCGGCATGACCGCCGCCTACGAACTGTCGAAACTCGGCTACCAGGTCGAGGTGCTGGAAGCGCGTCCCTTCGCCGGCGGACGCTGCCAGACGGCGCGCAAGGGCTTCGCGCTGCAGGAACTGGGCGGCGAGGCGCAGACCTGCCGCTTCGACGAAGGCCAGTACATCAACCACGGCCCCTGGCGCATTCCGCTCGACCACCAGTCGACGCTGTACTACACGCGCCAGTTCGACGTGCCGCTGGAAGTCATGGTCAACGAGAACGATCATGCCTGGGTCTACATGGAAGACGCCGGGCCGTTTTCCAAACGGCGCCTGCGCCCGGAACAGGTCAAGGCCGACATGCGCGGCCACGTGGCCGAGCTGCTGGCCAAGTCGGTGCAGGACAAGCTGCTCGACACGCGCCTGAACCCGGACGACCAGCGCCTACTGCTGGATTACCTGGCGCACGAGGGCGCGCTGAACGCCAAGGACCTGGCCTACAAGGGCCGCAACGGGCGCGGCTGGGCGGTCAATCCGGGCGCCGGCCTGCGTCCCGGCACGGCGTCCGATCCGCTCGCCTTCCGCGACCTGCTGTCGTCCAAGGTCGGCAAGGTCTACAGCGCGGTGCAGGAATTCCCGATGCACACCACCATGTTCCAGCCGGTGGGCGGCATGGACCGCATCGCCCAGGGCTTCGCCAGCCGCCTGGGCGGCAAGATCCGCTACGGCCAGGAAGTGCAGCGCATCCGCCAGACGCCGGACGGGGTCACCGTCGCGCTCAAGGACGTCGCCAGCGGCAAGCTCTCCAGCGTCAGCGCCGACTACGTGCTGTGCGCGATCCCGCTGTCGGTGCTGCGCACCATCGACACCGATTTCTCGGAGCGCTTCAAGGGCGCGATGAAGGCGGTATCGTACGCGCCGGTCGGCAAGATCGGCCTGCAGATGAAGCGCCGCTTCTGGGAAGAGGACGACCAGATCTACGGCGGCCACGTGCTCACCGACATCAAGGGCATCAACACCATTTCCCTGCCCTCGTCCGGCTGGCAAAGCAGGAAAGGCGTGGTCCTCGGCTACTACCACTACGCGCTGGACGCGATCGAAGCCAGCGCCCTGTCGCCAGCCGAGCGCGCCGAGTTCGCGGTCAGCGCCGGCGAAAGGATCTTCCCGCAATACCGCGACGCCTACGAGAACGCCTTTTCGGTGGCCTGGCACCGGGTCCAGTACAACCTGGGCGGCTGGGCCGAGTGGGACGAGGCCGGGCGCAAGAACGCCTACCCGGTCCTGCTCGAAGGCGAAGGCCGGGTGCTGCTGGCCGGCGAACACCTGAGCTACCTGACCGGCTGGCAGGCCGGCGCCATCGAATCGGCCTGGCAGCAGATCGAACAACTCCACAAGAGGGCCAGCGCATGA